A stretch of [Clostridium] innocuum DNA encodes these proteins:
- a CDS encoding HD domain-containing protein, with protein sequence MQKAIFSRIDLNNANNDLAQEYLSCIRDLLHLHDVQDLKTFTQHMNTSRFQHSLNVSYYTFLIARRFHLDSCSAARAGLLHDLYHYDWRNLDKEERPIEGRHCAVHPQIALENARKATSVNTIIEDAIVHHMWPMTLHCPKTKEGWVLQAVDKYCAISEILLQGGRRVRYSRLAISLAALLSFSIR encoded by the coding sequence ATGCAAAAAGCGATTTTTTCCAGAATTGATTTGAATAACGCCAACAATGATCTGGCTCAGGAGTATCTGAGCTGTATCCGGGATCTGCTGCATCTGCATGATGTACAGGACCTCAAAACATTTACACAGCATATGAATACATCGAGATTTCAGCACTCGCTGAATGTCTCTTATTATACATTTCTGATAGCACGGCGATTCCATCTGGATTCCTGCAGCGCCGCAAGAGCCGGCCTTCTTCATGATCTGTATCACTATGACTGGAGAAATCTGGATAAGGAAGAGCGTCCCATAGAAGGAAGACACTGTGCCGTACATCCACAGATTGCTTTGGAAAATGCACGTAAGGCAACCTCGGTTAACACGATTATCGAAGATGCCATCGTACACCATATGTGGCCGATGACTCTGCACTGCCCCAAAACAAAGGAGGGCTGGGTTCTGCAGGCTGTTGATAAATACTGCGCCATCAGCGAAATTCTTTTGCAGGGCGGAAGAAGAGTGCGATATTCCAGACTTGCTATATCACTGGCTGCACTGCTTTCCTTCAGCATTCGATAG
- a CDS encoding nucleoid-associated protein, which produces MPDFEKVIVHVLDCEQNTCIMSTACMQELQPEVEKMMQTKASKVFSSSSKKSGKFKESSQVKQWLDSYKLQEQSFEQLSEQLARHIFDAKLRCALYYPSDLLIAQVMEEGRRYLLVIDNAYSEGITHTLVQEEAGMRNEIIPYRTLLSSSLVKADKAFLVELSDYALHCVESKVEIEAEKVNFFADIILESTTSPSYKEAVSSLAKITEEISDKYDLDQMEVVPKMKSIIKENIEQQTPIEIEEVAELLFAEKPLARDDFREELRKQGVEKPIEVEYVKPARSDKVQKIKTDKGIEIIIPVDYMNSRDFVEFKNQPDGTISIQLKNITRITSK; this is translated from the coding sequence ATGCCGGATTTTGAAAAGGTGATTGTCCACGTTTTGGACTGTGAACAGAATACATGTATTATGAGTACCGCCTGTATGCAGGAGCTGCAGCCGGAGGTTGAAAAAATGATGCAGACCAAGGCATCCAAGGTTTTTTCAAGCTCCTCCAAAAAAAGCGGAAAATTCAAGGAAAGCTCGCAGGTTAAGCAGTGGCTGGACAGCTATAAGCTGCAGGAACAAAGTTTTGAACAGCTCAGTGAGCAGCTTGCACGCCATATATTCGATGCAAAGCTGCGATGTGCCTTATACTATCCAAGCGATCTGCTGATTGCACAGGTGATGGAAGAGGGAAGGCGCTATCTGCTGGTCATCGACAATGCCTACAGTGAGGGAATTACACATACGCTTGTACAGGAGGAAGCCGGTATGCGGAATGAAATCATCCCCTATCGCACGCTGTTATCCTCCTCTTTAGTCAAGGCGGATAAGGCATTTCTCGTAGAGCTGAGTGATTATGCGCTGCATTGTGTGGAAAGCAAGGTCGAAATTGAAGCGGAGAAGGTGAATTTCTTTGCGGATATCATACTGGAAAGCACAACCTCCCCCTCTTACAAGGAAGCGGTATCCTCACTGGCGAAAATCACAGAGGAAATCAGCGATAAATACGACCTGGATCAAATGGAGGTCGTTCCGAAAATGAAAAGTATCATCAAAGAGAATATCGAGCAGCAGACACCGATTGAAATTGAGGAGGTCGCAGAGCTGCTGTTTGCAGAGAAGCCGCTAGCCAGGGATGATTTTCGCGAAGAACTGCGCAAGCAGGGCGTTGAAAAGCCGATTGAAGTGGAATATGTGAAGCCGGCACGTTCGGATAAGGTGCAGAAAATCAAAACGGATAAAGGAATTGAAATTATCATACCGGTGGACTATATGAACTCCCGTGATTTTGTGGAATTTAAAAATCAGCCGGACGGAACGATTTCCATACAGCTGAAAAACATCACCCGTATCACAAGTAAATAG
- a CDS encoding NifU family protein yields MQTKIDEIKQTIEKIRPYIQRDGGDVEFVSFEDGIVGVRLLGACVGCMSIDDTIQGGIEAILLDEVEGVSGVALIE; encoded by the coding sequence ATGCAGACTAAGATAGATGAAATCAAGCAAACCATTGAAAAAATACGTCCATACATACAAAGAGACGGCGGCGATGTTGAATTCGTATCCTTTGAGGACGGCATTGTCGGTGTGCGTCTTCTGGGAGCATGCGTCGGCTGCATGTCCATCGACGATACCATTCAGGGAGGTATTGAGGCGATTCTTCTGGATGAGGTGGAAGGTGTCAGTGGCGTTGCGCTGATTGAGTAG
- a CDS encoding divergent PAP2 family protein, with protein MSSIYPLVAALLANVIAQVLKPIVLYFRTKELDVHQCIACGGFPSSHSSTVTALTIAIGMNEGFDSALFAITCVFSFIVIYDAANVRYYAGRNIQLTKQLISDLETLKGLKFNDPIYHEKIKSVLGHKFIEILGGILLGILVSLSMYQLIH; from the coding sequence ATGAGTTCGATTTACCCCCTGGTGGCTGCCCTTCTGGCAAATGTCATCGCCCAGGTTCTAAAGCCGATCGTGCTTTATTTCCGTACCAAGGAACTGGATGTGCATCAGTGCATCGCCTGCGGAGGCTTTCCAAGCTCACACAGCTCTACGGTAACAGCCCTGACGATTGCAATCGGCATGAATGAAGGCTTTGATTCCGCCCTCTTCGCGATTACCTGTGTATTCAGCTTCATCGTTATTTACGATGCAGCCAATGTCCGCTACTACGCAGGCAGAAATATCCAGCTGACAAAGCAGCTGATCAGCGATTTGGAAACATTGAAGGGTTTGAAATTCAACGATCCGATCTATCACGAGAAGATCAAAAGCGTTCTCGGCCATAAATTCATTGAAATACTTGGAGGTATCCTGCTGGGCATACTGGTATCCCTGTCCATGTATCAGCTTATCCATTAG
- a CDS encoding S1 RNA-binding domain-containing protein: MHYMVGEVVEGVVTGIKPYGAFVYLDSKHNGLIHISEISERFVRDVHTYVKVNERVKVKILDVDEDGMHFKLSLKAIEANKARSMRKRRFVHELPQMKIGFASLAEHLDQWIEEATK, translated from the coding sequence ATGCATTATATGGTTGGAGAGGTCGTGGAAGGTGTCGTTACCGGAATCAAGCCCTACGGCGCATTTGTTTATCTGGACAGCAAGCACAACGGATTGATTCACATTTCTGAAATCAGTGAACGCTTCGTGCGGGATGTGCATACGTATGTAAAGGTCAATGAACGCGTAAAGGTGAAAATTCTGGATGTTGATGAAGACGGCATGCATTTCAAGCTGTCCTTGAAAGCTATAGAAGCAAATAAAGCTCGTTCCATGCGAAAACGCAGATTCGTCCACGAATTGCCGCAGATGAAAATCGGGTTTGCTTCATTGGCGGAGCATCTGGATCAGTGGATCGAAGAAGCAACAAAGTAA
- a CDS encoding glucose-6-phosphate isomerase encodes MMKLDTKHAFLKEDIASYQDIVTKCHEDLHNKTGKGNDYVGWVEWPNKYDKEEYARLKSVAADIREKCDVLMVCGIGGSYLGARAAVEMINGMYSDKKPEIIFFGNTFSSTYIAQVMEYIKDKEVAVNVISKSGTTTETALAFRLLKQFMEEKYGKEEAAKRIVATTDKARGTLKTIADKEGYETFVIPDDIGGRFSVITPVGLFPIAVAGIDTDAIMTGLKKAYEDLKDPDLNKNAAYAYAVCRRILENQGKDVEMLVSYETQMTMVAEWWKQLFGESEGKECKGNLPTSANFSTDLHSLGQFVQDGKKVLYETLLLIEKPTLDLKFPEDGEDLDGMNYLAGKSVDWVNKMACQGTLEAHEETGGVPNLILTLDDMSAESFGYMCYFFFKACAITCYMLDINPFNQPGVEVYKKNMFRLLGKK; translated from the coding sequence ATGATGAAATTAGACACTAAGCATGCATTTTTGAAAGAAGACATTGCAAGTTATCAGGACATCGTTACCAAATGTCATGAGGATCTCCACAACAAGACCGGTAAGGGAAATGATTATGTCGGCTGGGTGGAATGGCCAAACAAATATGACAAGGAAGAGTATGCAAGATTAAAGAGCGTTGCGGCTGACATCCGCGAAAAATGCGATGTACTGATGGTTTGTGGTATCGGTGGTTCTTATCTGGGAGCCAGAGCTGCCGTTGAAATGATCAATGGAATGTACAGTGATAAAAAGCCGGAAATCATTTTCTTCGGTAATACGTTCTCATCCACGTATATTGCGCAGGTTATGGAGTATATCAAGGATAAGGAAGTCGCAGTCAATGTAATTTCCAAATCCGGTACAACTACGGAAACAGCGCTGGCATTCCGACTGCTGAAGCAGTTTATGGAAGAAAAATACGGAAAAGAGGAAGCAGCGAAGAGAATTGTTGCGACAACGGATAAGGCAAGAGGTACGCTGAAGACGATTGCAGACAAGGAAGGCTATGAAACCTTTGTTATTCCGGATGATATCGGCGGGCGTTTCTCTGTTATCACACCGGTGGGACTGTTTCCAATCGCAGTTGCGGGTATCGATACCGATGCGATCATGACCGGTCTGAAAAAAGCATATGAGGATTTAAAGGATCCGGATTTGAACAAGAATGCAGCGTATGCGTATGCGGTATGCCGCCGTATTCTGGAAAATCAGGGTAAAGATGTCGAAATGCTGGTAAGTTATGAAACACAGATGACAATGGTTGCGGAATGGTGGAAGCAGCTGTTTGGAGAAAGTGAAGGTAAGGAATGCAAGGGAAATCTGCCGACAAGTGCAAACTTCTCGACTGATCTTCATTCTCTGGGACAGTTCGTACAGGACGGGAAAAAGGTTCTGTATGAAACGCTTCTGCTGATTGAAAAGCCGACACTGGATTTAAAATTTCCGGAGGACGGGGAAGATTTGGATGGTATGAACTATCTGGCTGGTAAGTCCGTTGACTGGGTAAACAAGATGGCATGTCAGGGAACGCTGGAAGCACACGAGGAAACAGGAGGTGTTCCAAACCTGATTCTGACACTGGATGATATGAGTGCGGAGAGCTTCGGTTATATGTGCTATTTCTTCTTCAAGGCATGTGCTATCACCTGCTATATGCTGGACATCAACCCATTCAATCAGCCGGGGGTAGAGGTCTATAAGAAGAATATGTTCCGCTTACTTGGCAAAAAATAA
- a CDS encoding helix-turn-helix transcriptional regulator, translated as MKFGEKLQKLRKEKGMSQEELAARLHVSRQAVSKWENDQGYPETEKMLMIGNIFSVTMDYLLKDEGGEQPQEQGFYASRECVQGYLQQEKRITLRIAVGTLLCILSGLPVLIYPQQEDVMSIFSMILIALGIAVLVSLSFDKNEYKILKQEPLYFDHDHLQELKEENDGLQKKFKRLIIGGLLLIFLSCIIAIISEDVLHMEKAPMDAGYLLLISIAVFLFIYAGCSMDTYELLVDNETYRKKKHGNRYSWLYYVTLGCASILYVGLGMLFGKEAWRTGWILIAVTWLVTYGIVSGINMRKK; from the coding sequence ATGAAATTTGGAGAAAAACTACAGAAACTAAGAAAAGAGAAGGGAATGTCACAGGAGGAGCTTGCTGCTCGTCTGCACGTATCTAGACAGGCTGTCAGCAAATGGGAGAATGATCAGGGTTATCCCGAAACGGAAAAAATGCTGATGATTGGAAACATCTTTTCCGTAACTATGGATTATCTGTTAAAGGATGAAGGAGGAGAGCAGCCGCAGGAACAGGGCTTTTATGCAAGTCGGGAATGTGTACAGGGCTATCTGCAGCAGGAGAAAAGAATTACGCTGCGGATTGCTGTCGGGACACTGCTTTGTATTCTTTCCGGACTGCCGGTTCTTATATATCCTCAGCAGGAGGATGTCATGAGTATCTTTTCCATGATCCTGATCGCCCTTGGAATCGCCGTCCTTGTATCGCTGTCCTTTGATAAGAATGAATACAAGATACTCAAACAGGAGCCACTGTATTTCGATCATGACCATCTGCAGGAGCTGAAGGAAGAAAATGACGGTCTGCAGAAAAAATTCAAGCGCCTTATCATCGGCGGCCTGCTGCTGATTTTTCTAAGCTGCATCATCGCGATTATCAGTGAGGATGTTTTGCATATGGAGAAAGCACCAATGGATGCCGGCTATCTGCTGCTGATTTCCATCGCTGTCTTCCTGTTTATTTATGCAGGCTGCTCTATGGACACATATGAACTGCTAGTTGATAACGAAACATATCGCAAAAAAAAGCATGGAAACCGCTATTCCTGGCTGTATTATGTCACCCTTGGCTGTGCTTCCATTCTCTATGTCGGCTTGGGAATGCTGTTTGGTAAAGAAGCATGGCGAACCGGCTGGATACTTATCGCCGTCACATGGCTGGTGACCTATGGCATCGTCAGCGGTATCAATATGCGTAAAAAGTAA
- a CDS encoding pyruvate, phosphate dikinase, whose product MGKKYVYLFSEGNGQMRELLGGKGANLAEMMNLGMPVPFGFTVTTEACNQYYADGEAINEAIRKEIFDYLMKLEELSEKQFGDPKNPLLVSVRSGARASMPGMMDTILNLGLNDEVVEGVARLTDNPRFAYDSYRRFIQMFADVVMGLSKAKFEDIIDEMKEKKGVEQDTDLDADDMKEMVKRFKKFYKDSLEEDFPSDPKEQLYRSIEAVFRSWNNQRAIFYRKMNDIPGDWGTAVNVQMMVFGNMGNDCGTGVAFTRNPSTGENKLYGEFLMNAQGEDVVAGIRTPQTIDQLKEIAPAAYQKFTEICAALESHYKNMQDMEFTIEKGNLFMLQTRNGKRTAASALKIACDMVDEGMITKEEALMMVEPKQLDSLLHPRFDDADLKSAKPIASALPASPGAACGQIVFSAEEAIEETALGHKVILVRLETSPEDIEGMHVSEGILTVRGGMTSHAAVVARGMGACCVSGCGDIKINEEEKYFIVNEERYNKGDYISLDGSTGNIYGRKIKTVPAEISGDFERFMKWADEIRTLKVRTNADTPKDAAQAVAFGAEGIGLVRTEHMFFEGDRIKAVREMIVSKTEGQRRKALSKLLPMQRGDFEGIYEAMHGLPVTIRYLDPPLHEFLPTSSYDIAQLAKDMNIDLDELKSVISGLHEFNPMMGHRGCRLAISYPEIAEMQTTAVIEAAINVNRKHPEWKIEPEIMIPLVGDKAELKFVKDVVVCTADEILKREAFDMKYHVGTMIEIPRAALLADEIAEEAEFFSFGTNDLTQMTFGFSRDDAGGFLNDYYEKKIFEQDPFARVDQKGVGKLIEMAVAGGRKTRPEIKLGICGEHGGDPSSIDFCHRMGLSYVSCSPFRVPIARLAAAQAAIINK is encoded by the coding sequence ATGGGCAAAAAGTATGTTTACCTGTTTTCAGAAGGAAATGGGCAGATGAGAGAGCTGCTTGGCGGTAAGGGCGCAAACCTGGCAGAAATGATGAACCTCGGTATGCCTGTACCTTTTGGTTTCACTGTTACCACTGAGGCATGTAACCAGTATTATGCGGACGGTGAGGCAATCAATGAAGCAATTCGCAAGGAAATTTTTGATTATTTAATGAAATTGGAAGAACTGTCTGAAAAGCAGTTTGGGGATCCGAAAAATCCGTTGTTAGTATCCGTAAGATCTGGTGCGCGTGCATCTATGCCAGGCATGATGGATACCATTTTAAATTTGGGACTCAACGATGAGGTTGTGGAGGGCGTCGCCAGACTGACGGATAATCCGCGGTTTGCATATGATTCCTACCGTCGTTTTATCCAGATGTTTGCTGATGTTGTCATGGGACTGAGCAAAGCGAAGTTTGAAGACATTATTGATGAAATGAAGGAGAAAAAAGGCGTAGAGCAGGATACTGATCTTGATGCGGACGACATGAAGGAAATGGTGAAGCGCTTTAAGAAATTCTATAAGGATTCCCTGGAGGAAGATTTCCCATCCGATCCGAAAGAACAGCTGTACCGCTCTATTGAAGCAGTTTTCCGTTCCTGGAACAACCAGCGTGCGATTTTCTATCGTAAAATGAATGATATTCCAGGAGACTGGGGAACAGCTGTCAACGTACAGATGATGGTTTTCGGCAACATGGGAAATGACTGCGGTACCGGCGTTGCCTTTACGCGTAATCCAAGTACCGGTGAAAACAAGCTGTATGGTGAATTCCTGATGAATGCACAGGGAGAGGATGTCGTTGCAGGTATCCGTACCCCGCAGACCATCGATCAGCTGAAGGAAATCGCACCGGCTGCCTATCAGAAATTTACAGAAATCTGTGCAGCACTGGAAAGTCATTATAAAAATATGCAGGATATGGAATTTACCATTGAAAAGGGTAATCTGTTCATGCTGCAGACACGTAACGGGAAACGTACTGCTGCTTCCGCTTTAAAAATTGCATGTGATATGGTGGATGAAGGCATGATAACCAAAGAGGAAGCCTTGATGATGGTGGAGCCGAAGCAATTGGATTCCCTGCTGCATCCGCGTTTTGACGATGCGGATTTGAAGAGCGCAAAGCCGATTGCCAGTGCATTGCCGGCATCTCCTGGTGCTGCCTGCGGACAAATCGTATTCTCTGCAGAGGAAGCTATTGAAGAAACTGCACTCGGACACAAGGTGATTCTTGTCCGTCTGGAAACCTCACCGGAGGATATTGAAGGGATGCATGTATCGGAAGGTATCCTGACCGTGCGCGGCGGTATGACTTCCCATGCGGCAGTAGTTGCCCGCGGTATGGGGGCATGCTGTGTTTCCGGCTGCGGTGATATTAAAATCAATGAAGAGGAAAAATATTTCATAGTGAATGAAGAACGCTATAATAAGGGCGATTATATTTCTCTGGATGGCTCAACAGGTAATATTTACGGACGTAAAATCAAAACGGTTCCGGCAGAGATTTCCGGTGATTTTGAACGCTTTATGAAATGGGCGGATGAGATTCGTACACTAAAGGTCAGAACGAATGCCGACACACCAAAGGATGCAGCGCAGGCAGTGGCATTTGGTGCAGAGGGAATCGGACTGGTACGTACAGAGCACATGTTCTTTGAAGGTGACCGTATTAAGGCTGTCCGTGAAATGATTGTATCCAAAACAGAAGGACAGAGAAGAAAAGCACTTTCCAAGCTTCTGCCGATGCAGCGTGGAGACTTTGAAGGAATTTATGAGGCAATGCATGGTCTTCCGGTGACAATTCGCTATCTGGATCCACCCCTGCACGAATTCCTGCCAACAAGCTCTTATGATATTGCACAGCTGGCTAAGGATATGAATATTGATCTGGATGAGCTTAAGAGCGTTATTTCCGGATTACATGAATTTAACCCGATGATGGGTCATCGCGGATGCCGTCTCGCTATTTCTTATCCGGAAATCGCTGAAATGCAGACAACAGCTGTAATCGAAGCGGCGATCAACGTAAATCGCAAGCATCCGGAATGGAAGATTGAACCGGAAATTATGATTCCACTTGTTGGCGATAAGGCAGAATTAAAATTTGTCAAGGATGTTGTCGTATGTACGGCAGATGAAATTCTGAAGCGTGAGGCTTTTGATATGAAATATCATGTAGGTACGATGATTGAAATTCCGCGTGCTGCATTACTGGCAGATGAGATTGCAGAAGAGGCTGAGTTCTTTAGCTTTGGAACCAATGACCTGACACAGATGACCTTTGGATTCTCCCGTGATGATGCAGGTGGATTCCTGAACGATTACTATGAAAAGAAAATCTTTGAACAGGATCCGTTCGCAAGAGTTGATCAGAAGGGTGTCGGAAAGCTGATTGAAATGGCAGTTGCAGGCGGAAGAAAGACACGCCCTGAAATCAAGCTGGGAATCTGCGGAGAGCATGGAGGCGATCCTAGCAGTATTGATTTCTGTCACCGTATGGGACTGAGCTATGTATCCTGTAGTCCGTTCCGTGTACCAATTGCCAGATTGGCTGCAGCACAAGCCGCAATTATAAATAAATAA